The genomic interval GCGATGAAGGTGGTGAAAAAGATAAAGAGCTTATCGATCGCGTTGGCAATAAATTTAAACACGCTTCTACGCTTGAACATTTGGTCTATAACTTCTACATCGAAGGTGTATCGCGTGCGCTTCTTCAAGAGCTTGCAAGGCACCGTATGGCGTCACTTTCGGTTAAATCCACACGCTACACCCTTAAAGAGTTAAAGAACGAAGAGAGCTTTACATGTAAAGATGTGGAGCGAGCTTCAAAGTACTTAGTTTTAACCGGTGTGGAGATGGTCGATGCCATGAGCATCAAGGCACTTGAAAACCTTCGTTTGGTACTCGTGGAGGGCATTAGCAACGATAAGGCAAAATACTGCCTTCCAGAGAGCTACAAGACCGAACTCACATGGACAGTCAATGCCAGAAGCCTTCAAAACTTTTTAACACTGCGCAGTGATAAAAGTGCACTCTGGGAAATTCAAAATCTAGCCCACGCGCTTTACGATGCCCTTCCTGAAGAGCATAAGTATCTTTTTACGATCAATGAACGCTCTTAACTCACTTTTACCCTTTGGGCATGCGTTATGGCAATAGCTATTGCATCCGTAATGTCCAAAG from Sulfurospirillum multivorans DSM 12446 carries:
- the thyX gene encoding FAD-dependent thymidylate synthase, which codes for MKITLNHYTPLLICADAIRTCWQSFDKSDEGGEKDKELIDRVGNKFKHASTLEHLVYNFYIEGVSRALLQELARHRMASLSVKSTRYTLKELKNEESFTCKDVERASKYLVLTGVEMVDAMSIKALENLRLVLVEGISNDKAKYCLPESYKTELTWTVNARSLQNFLTLRSDKSALWEIQNLAHALYDALPEEHKYLFTINERS